The Oncorhynchus kisutch isolate 150728-3 linkage group LG14, Okis_V2, whole genome shotgun sequence genomic sequence ATCGGCcaagatccactgtgctagctgggtgaGAACGTGTGTAATGTGTTTCCTGACCACACGCTGGGCACAGATGAACTACAGCCAAGAAGAGCAGTGGTATTGACAGTCAGGGTCGCGACCCATAGTGGGGTTGCGGGGGAACTGTAGTGGGGTAGCCCCCCCAAAATAGCAATAAAAATCATTATTAAATTACCagtacagattattgtatgggacaacACACAACGTTTTTGAAACAgatcatttgacaaataaaaatgtattgagtaaatgTATATATTGGTTTCTTTTCATTGTGGTTATTTGTTCATGTAAAAATCCAAATTTTACGATTTTATGGTtgtgtcattagatttggggAAGGGTGGGGTCAGCATGAAATTCTTGGGGGGGAAATGGGGTCGCCAGAAGTTCTGGAGGAAAAAATGGGGTCCTcgctgaaaaagtttgaataccaCTGGCTATCCCATATGAACACGCGCACGCAAACGGCACACACGCTCGTGTGCACTCAATGATTTGATGGGCTCCCAGAGGTCTGAGATGAACCTACATTCTTACTCTTAAGACATTATTTAGAAATGGCATTCTCAGAAGATATGTGAACCTGTTTGTTAATCTAAGAACATATACAGTAAGTATGAGTCAAATAATCCCAGATGATCCCATGAGCTGCCATGATTCGCAGAAGCTAACATATTTGTTTAAACAGCTGACCTTTCAAGCTATTGACTCAATCCGTAAATCAATGATGTTTAAATAAAAGGTTTGTATTTAATTCACATATGCTATATGAAATACTTTTCACGCAATGTCCGACTGCTCTGCCAATTTAGGATCAATTGTTGCCATATGCACTTGTAGGACTGTCGCGTAATTATCAGCTACTGGCCACTGTCCAAGGTACTGAAATCATAATGGGTTGAAATCCTGCAGCAAGCGTTGGGACTGCTAAATGTGTCAATTTGAGCCTTCAGTAGTGGTCTCTAGATCATCACAAACTATAAATTCCTAGTCATCAGTTCCACGTTGATGTCAATATGTAAACATAGGCACTCGCTCTGGACAGTTAAACCATGCGCATAAATATATGTATTTACTCAAGTAGTTTTGGGATGAGCTGTGCGTTTGGTGACGTTTCATTAGTTAATCCAGCCCGCTGCATAGCTGCTGGCACTTTAAgaaccttcacccccccccccccccccccccacacacacccttaAGTATTTTTAGCTGAGCCATTCACTTCGTTTGTTGTAGGCAACCGTACAGACAGTTGTGTAGGCCTGCCGTTTGGTCTCACTTAATCGTTTTAATAAATTACATCGAATCCTTTACTGCTGATTCGCTATATTGCTGATTCCTTAGGAAATATTGTTGGAATAAACATTGGTTGTCTGGGATTCTGCTGGCGGATGCTGTAAATCACAAGAGCCCCTGAGCTGCTTGCCTCATCCGTGATGTCCATGATGAAACGCAATGCTGCACTGGGTTTCTGAGACAAACCGCAGTGCCTTCTAGGATGAAATGAATGAACCCCAAATATATTTAGAAATAAAATAGACAGTCAAAGAGCGCGGACGGTCCACAGTAAGGCTGTGGTTCTACGTCTTCTCTCGACCGGATAGGTTCCTGTGTTCTTTTGTATTGTGGATAACAATAAACCTTCAAGACGGACGGGGTGGTAGAGCATCGAGGGAAAAATCGGGGCAATATGAGAGAGCGGGACTTTATGCCCAACACGGAGAGGGGCAAACCTGCCACCTATACGGGGGACAAAAAGGCTAAGATGGCTGCGAAGACGAACAAAAAGTGGGTGAGACTAGCCACTGTCTTCGCATATGTATTGTCTGTGTCCTTAGCAGCCATCATTCTAGCCATTTACTACAGCTTGATATGGAAGCCAACGAGCGCATCCTCTCCAGCGGGAAAGCCGGTGGTGCCAGAGGAGGTCACAGCCTCCTCTAACATCTCAACAAACAGCTCCACAAACATCAACGTCTTAGACACTAACTCTACACAGACAGAGCTTTTATCTGTCAATGACACCAGGTTAAGCGCAAAGCCTCAGACCAAGGCATTTAACTGGGAGGGCAGAAGCAAGAGCCCGGCCATCATCTCCGACGGTATTTCATCAGAAAGTGCTCACTCGCAACCGAAACGGCTCTACGAGTCTACTCAAAGACACACAGCCGCACAAACTGCGGATAGACCAAACACTGTGGGGAGAGACAGTCAACCGTCTCAGCTCACTGGGGACAATCGGGGTCCGTTGCGCACTGGAGCACACAACCCCATgcatgagagaggggagaaggatgCGGACCGACCAGCTACTGGCAGTGCGGATCAAGCAGCTGCAGATGCTGCTCCTTAAACCTCAAAGGCTCAGCTGCGCACCTCCGCCACGAGCCAACAGGGATTGCACAAAGGAGACTGGCCAGGCCTTTAAACAGTGATCTAACCAGTGTTTGACAGACTTATGCTGCGGTCGGATACAATTGCCTGCAGACAGGCGTCTTCGTGGAACAGATGTCGAAGAACAGGGGATGCTGCGAGAATTGCACAGGCTTCATGCACGTATTTTATTGATATGTGATATACCAATAATCTGAATGAGTATGACTGACAATTATAGACAAACTGCTTCAAAGGAATATTGTTTTTCCCTAAAACACTATGCGTTTTCTGTTAGGCTACTTTAGGCTATGCATTAATTGATGTAGGCCTACGTCATCTTTCCTTTGGACATTTCCACCAAGGTCATTTATTTATATCCATATTATGGACAAGGACAAGACATACACCTGtatttaaagctagaatccttacttgaaacaataacaaagcggcatcccacctctgttttggtaaaacgctaagggatgggcctggagaaatgtaactattCTCAAAGTTATAGACAGAGGCATGGGTGCAAGGACTGGCCAttcattatatttaaaaaaaatctagtttaaccatgttttgaggctatacagtgtttgttactatttacattgtttacaaacattggggtaaaacaagcttatatgttgggttctgatggggtacgacagttgaactctAAGCTCCTGAGGCATTTAGAAGTTCAGTTCTTCGAGAATCAATGGTTATATATCCTTAATAAGTCAAACAATTTAGCACCTAACGATTCTAGCTTTATTAACTGGTACAGGAGATATGCCTGTGGTTTGTAGGATATGTAAATTACGCATAAACTATGGGCCTCCAATTTTATTCAATAGCATAGCCATTTATTATTGCCATTGATTGGCCGAGCTATTGAACAACAGGAATGCATTTAAAAAGCATTGTGTCCTCTATATTTCCTTTCACGGATACATCTGGATTCCTGGTATATAGGAATCTGTATTATTGAGTTAAGCTCAGGTATATGTGCATATAACcatgtaaatgtattgtgtattTGGTCATGTATATAGGGCAGATAGTGTACATCCTTTGGCCTTGATCTAACTTCTAGTCTAATTAGATACTTTTTATTGAGACTATGTCACTTAGGTCTAAATCACAAGGAAAATAAACGTCCTATAAAATGTTTCTTCGAttagatgttgttgtttttttacatgcaACGCAGATGCAAAGCAACTTAATAATAACCCATTTAACATTAAACATTCTATTATTTTGAGTGATCTGAAATCGTACATGGAAAATAATGTCAAGTGTTGATGTTTTGGAGtttgatagaagctgttttcaaaTCGCCTAGTCTAATTATCCTCTGGTAAAATATGATACATTCGATTATCAGGTATATTATATCTCTATCCAGTCTACGGGATTATTGTTGACATAGTTCACTCTTTATCAGCTACCCAGTTGAACAGAGAAGCAGTAATATTCCGGCCAATTATTAGTCCGACAGCTCAAAGGACAGTCAGTTTACTGTCAATGTCTTCATGTGAGCCTGTCATTAAATCTGAGTTTTGCAGCAGGCATGCCACAGTACGTGAACAGAggtataaaaatacaaaataatggcCCATTGTTTATCAGTCTGCCACATCTTATagtcagatctctctctctctccttcctgcttCTGACTCACTTCTGGTGAACTCTGGAGAGGGGAAAAACAACAAGCCTGTATGTATCTACTTGAACTGAACACACTGAACGGCATGTGAGGGAGGTGTATCGATTGAGCGCTCGGTAGTTACGGTGCAGAAAGGAAGAAGGAATGCATTACACAATACTGGCCGGTACTATTTCCAGCTACCGCTCTTTGAAAGGCTTCTTTTTTTCACTGAGTGGTGGAGAGGTTTTGTTGCTGGTGGCGAGCATCACAGTGAAATGTAAGCCTCAGTTGAGTAGTGCTGCACTGCAACCCTGTCATGACGACACCTATTGTAAAAGAGCAGGCAGTATCAGGGTACTTTGAACAGAATTGTGCACAGAACACACTGGATATCCCTACAGTAGTTTCCCTATAGGCCCTACAATATGTCCGTGACAAGGACGGGGAGGGGCTAGTTAACTTTTGACCTCCCAGTCACCCGGGAGAATGTTTACAGGATGGAGTACTCCGTAGGAGATGGCGGTTGCTGCAACAAAGATCCTATTAAATGACAAATTCTTTGGTTGCTGCTCTTTCATCACTGCTCtgtttttcctgaccatgtgacctggccCTAGTCATCACCACACCTCTCAAAAAAAATCACACCTGAGTCAGACAATCTAGCAGAATATAAAAGCTGTCCTGTTGTCCTCTTTTTTAAGGTATGTGttaaaaaaacaatgtttttctCAATCTTACAGCTGCAGCACGATTAGATGTTACAGTATATTGAGCTCAGTCACAGCTACCACTACCGGGGCAATGCAATGCTGAGCAGGAAACGTCTTGGGTCCCGGGGTGTTGAGAGTTACCATTGGTTGTTAGGCTACACAGCTTAATGCCAGCTATAGAGGATGAATTACTGTTGATACTGATGACAGTGTTTGTTATCAGAGCAATAGCACAGCCTAACTTTGGATTTCGCAGAACTTCTTCTGTTTATCAGTCTCAGCATGTACTGCAGTGACACCAAGCATTATTTCAATGTGCCAAAATGCCACCCAGGAGAAACCTTTAAAACAAAGGCATTTTAGAACCGCATTGTCTGAACAAGACACTATCACAATACTTGTGAATAATTAATGAGGGTTTGCAACACAGGAGAGCAATATAAAGCAAGATCATAATAGGCTCTTCAATTAACGTCAGGGAAGAATTATGGGCCCGTGCATTATTACTCAAACTATTGATAGACCCATGGTGTAGCAGTCACTCTAACGTAAGATAACATATGGTGCAGTGCAAGAGGTTTATACAGTGTCCCAAACCATGCTGGGATTTATTTGACCCTAAGAAAAATAGCTACTGTGTAAATGTAAGTTCAACTGAATTAAGCCCTCTGTTCTCAGGGCCCTTTTACCATGAAGGTGTGCATGATTTCACCATGACAACATGGGGCACAGGTGCAGAGTCATGACATAATGCAATAAGCAGATGGTGACCTAAATGCTGAGTTCTCACCCTATGCTTTGCAGAACCAGGCTGTCTATTGAACATCTCAAACGACACCTGCCAAGACCCTATGCTGCTTTTTCAAAAGAAAATGCATTATAGGGAACAACGGAAGTGCTGGTCTCCAGCCAGTTTAGCTGCGGTTCCCAATAGGAAAGATTCATCTTGGCTCATCCatattctgttcagaacaacagtGGACagggaaaaaaaatgtttgttactGACACCCACCATTTTGTGTTACATAGAAGGCTACTGGGGGCTGCCTGGACCTTCAGATTGACTGACCTCTTTAACCCGTGGAATCGGTACGACTTCAGTGAGAGCAATAGATCTATTTCATACAACACATCACAGTAACAATCCATATAGTGGTCTGCCAGGCTGTCTGCTGGAGCTGTTTTATGACACCAACAGTGGAGACATGACCCCATGGTTAAAATCAATAAGGCAAGCTGTACATTGACAGCCTTGTTTGCGAGGTGTGAGGAAAAGAAGAGCAGAACACGCTCAGATAACTCCAGCTGCTGAGGCGTGGTTGGTTGGTACAGCCTGGGCCATATAGAGGCAGAGGGATGACACACACGCTCAGTTGGGGAAGAGACCTGCCAAAGACCACCTGTCCAAACGCAGCCATATATGTAAAATGTCATGGCGCCTCAGAGACACTCTCACGCACTTGAGAGAAAGAGGGTTGCATATCCAGAGCGTAGCATTAGGAGCTTACTTTCCTCACCCCGACACTGAGGGCTGCAAGCGTCTCTGAGCCTGGTTCCGATAAGGAATTGGCTTTGACAGAGCATGTCTGAAGGAGACACCTTGTGAGGCTTTAATACCAGCCCCGGGTGAGAATGCAGGAGTCAGGACTGAAACATGTGAATGCCCTTGGTGACAGGCTTGGTTTCCCGCTCAGAGCCTTTCTGCCTCCAAACGTTACAGTGCTTTAGACTTACAGCTGAGCTGCTGTCACCTCCTTTATGACAGAATAccttctgcatttcaaatcttatCCCACTGTGTATGAATACTGGTGACATAATCCCACAGCCCTCTTCAATTTCCAGAGCTACCTGTACTCCCACTGTTAAAGCATTGAGTTGCATCACACCCCTCAACATCTATTAGTCACCACTGGGAGAACTGGGGAGGGAGATCATGCTAAATGTAATCAAACTGCAGATGAATAGTTACATCTGGTGGTTCAGTGAGATAAACAAAATGTAAGTAATGTAATGAAAGCCTAGAGACTGTTCCCCCATGGCCATGAAATGAGAACCAGATGTGTTTTAAAAAGGGACAGAGGAGAGCCTATTACTACCTGCAAGAAAACAACAGGCAATGAAACATGAATGTAAGGGCTGATGCAGACTCAACTGAAAAACAAGGAGCAACAAAGCACTATGCCGAGGTCACAGGACCCAGGGGTTTAATGGTAGAAGGTGGCCCTAGAGAACGCCTGTGGAGAAGGTAATTAAAAGAGTAACACCTTGGAGGATTCTCACCCgaggagatggagggaatggTCTCCAACACAACAGTCCCATGGAGAGCTCATTTGAAATTAATCAAAAATGACTCCCACATGGAGGCAGCTTAACACAGGCAACACCATACTGTCACAGTCTCCCATTCTGAAACACCATACTGTCACAGTCTCCCATTCTGAAACACCATACTGTCACAGTCTCCCATGCTGAAACACCATACTGTCACAGTCTCCCATTCTGAAACACCATACTGTCACAGTCTCCCATTCTGAAACACCATACTGTCACAGTCTCCCATTCTGAAACACCATACTGTCACAGTCTCCCATTCTGAAACACCATACTGTCACAGTCTCCCATTCTGAAACACCATACTGTCACAGTCTCCCATTCTGAAACACCATACTGTCACAGTCTCCCATTCTGAAACACCATACTGTCACAGTCTCCCATTCTGAAACACCATACTGTCACAGTCTCCCATGCTGAAACACCATACTGTCACAGTCTCCCATTCTGAAACACCATACTGTCACAGTCTCCCATTCTGAAACACCATTTGTTTTTTACTGTAAGTTCAGTCAAATGTAATCAAAATAAAGGGTATGCATGTGCTGCTATCGTGTCATATTACATTATTCAATCTCTTATGGGACACAGAATCATCATTTTTCTAAAGTTGGCATGCTATCAGTGGTGGTTAAGTATTTTACATAGATACATATTAGCAGCCAACTTTCCCATGCATGTATGTGAATCATCAGAAACCTCTCTTGGGAAATGTACTGGTGTTGCTTATCAGTGCTCAAAATGAATATAAGAAGTGAATTAGATGTGTATATAAAAACATGACATATTGtagtgtacactgagtataccaaacattaggaacaccttcctaatgttgagttgcaccccttagaaagcattccacatggatgcaggcccatgttgactccaattcttcccacagttgtgtcaagatggctggatgtcctttggctggtggaccattcttgagacacacgggaaactgttgagtgtgaaaaactcagcagcgatgcagttcttgacacaaaccaatgCGCCTGGCACCGACTATCATACccccgtttaaaggcacttaaatatgttcTTGCCCATTTCACCcacaatggcacacatacactatcaatgtctcaattgtcccaAGGCTTAAAAAAAATCGTTCTTTAACCTGTCTGCTATCCtttcatctacaatgattgaagtggatttaacaagtgacatcaataagggatcatagctttcaccaggacagtctatgtcatggaaagggaaggttttcttaatgttttgtatattaCATAGGAAAAATACTTTTCACATTCACTCTGTTTTCATGATGTTtctataggtcagggttaggggacaAGAGATCATCTTTTTTGTGCAGTCAGTTGTGCACCTCTGTGTAAAGCAtgacagaaacagaaagacagaatCTGAAACAGGGGGTACTTTTTTTAATTGTGCTGTATGCTAACTTACAACTGTTTGACAATCATAGAATTTGCACTCAGGTTAATACAAACAAAGAAGACATTTTGACTGTAAAAAACTCAATGGACACACATTTTTTTGAATTATTCAAACATCCTGTGTGAGTCCATGGAGCACAGGGCTCACAGTGATGCACATTAATGTTGAAAGGAGCAGTAATATGGCAGACAATCATTTCTAAAATGTTCAAGTGTCATTAGGCAAGGCTTGGTGATGACGTAAATGTCAAGCAATAAATAGACttaccaaacaaacaaacagtaaccCTTATCTAAAATCGAACAGGCACTGAACAGGAGAAGTACGTTTTGCACTACAGTCACATGGTTGAAGTCAATTCCACTACTTCGCACAAAAAAACTCTCCCTTTCCCAGGATCAATTCGTTCACTTCTGTTTTCTCCCAACAAAATTCCATTCTGTTAGCTTTCAATTTCACTCTTTATTTTTCACCTCCACAGCTCCTTTTAATAACAATCGAAAGAACCTCAACTTGCTCCTGTAAATTGTCACTTGGTTATGGCAATGTGCTTTTAATACCATGTTCCCCAACATGTGCTGTACACTGAATTGCATAAAGATGTACTCTAAAATGAAGAATGAAAGTGTTTCATTAACACACTTACTATTTATTACATGGTAAGGCGCTCAGTCATATTTTGTTGTCAGTCTATCAAAGTATGATAAAACAACAAAGGCAACTTAATGACCCTTTCCCTACTTTAAATAAAGCACTCCATCCGCTAATGTCGTCAAGTAAGAGTTTACACTCCAGCAAATAGTACTTCACAATCCAattgagagaaataaataaaatcaacaTGGACCGTTCGTTAATACCACATCACTCAAAACTAAACGTGAAATAGttcctacatttaaaaaaaaagaaaaacaatgcAACAATTAACAACCATCATCGAATGAGGAACCTTCTAGCATTTTAGCTATATTTTTAACTTTTCTGCCAATATGATTTTTATTTGAAAATAGCAGAAAATGTATACTGAACTTTATATTACATAGTAATCCCACACTTAAATAATGCACTTGAATGGACTTTTACTTAATGTAACTGGTTTCACCAAACCAAGCCGTAAACTACTGTATGAATGAATGAGCGATCATATCAACAGATAAGTGCAATGGTTGAACGTTCTACTTAACTGATCATAAGAAAAGTTACATACAGCGCCatgaaaagtatttgccccctttttAATGTTCTCTACTTTTGtacatttttgatactgaatgttatcagatcttcaaccaaaacctaatattagataaatggaacctgagtgaacaaataacacaacaattacatactcattttatttattttataaacaaagttatgcaacacccaatgcccctgtctgaaaaagtaattgcccccttatagtcaataactggttgtgccacctttagctgcaatgactccaaccaaacgtttcctgtagttgatcagtctctcacgtcgCTGTGAAGGAATTTTGGCACACTCAATGCAAAACTGCTGTAACTCAGTGtgcaaaaagttatacttttgaataatctgtccatagaacatacTTCCAAAAGTCTTGATTGTCATCCAGGTGTTttcaggtgctttttggcaaacttgagtaaactttttggatgacatgggtcccattatatctggtgaaaaccaaacactgcattccacagtaagaacctcataccaacggtcaagcatggtggtggtagtgtgatggtttgaggatgctttgctgcctcaggacctgcacgaattgccttaatagaaggaaccatgaattctgctctgtatcagaatATTccacaggagaatgtcaggccagccgtctgtgagctgaagctgaagcgcagctgggtcatgcagcaaaacaatgatccaaaacacacaatcaagttgACATGAAATTGGCTAGAAAGCAACACATTTGTAGTTCTGGAATGGCCTAgttaaagtccagacctaatcccaatttgagatgttgtggcaggacttgaaacaagCAGTTGATGCttaaaaacccacaaatgtcacggagttaaagcagttctgcatgcaagactgggacaaaattcctccacagtgacgtgagagactgatcaactacaggaagcgtttggttggagtcattgcagctaaaggtggcacaaccagttattgagtatAAGGGGGCAATTATTTTTTCAtacaggggcattgggtgttgcataactttgttaattaaataaataagataAGTATATACTGCATATTTTTTGTGATTTGTAAACGCAGGTTCCCtttaatattaggttttggttgaagatctgataaatTCAGACACAAAAATATGTGCAGCTCATTGCaactaaaggtggcacaaccagttactGAGTACAAGGGGACAAATACTTTTTTCACAGCACTATAAATACagccagtgtacagtataactaTAAGCATATAATGCTAACTATATTTCATCATTCAAATTAGGCCTACTGCTAAGGCAAAGATTGACACAACAACACCAGGTAATTTGATTGACAATCACTTACGGCAGTGAAGTTTAAACGCAGGGCCTGTTCAGGTCATGTAGGTTAGTCATCCATTGGAACTGAACTAATACAAGCATTAGGACTGGTATCTTGAAATAATACTTCAAATGTAAACAAAGACAGCCATTCAAATAGCACACTTACCTAATGTATGACGTGTCAATACTCATACCTCAAAGAATAAAGTGCTTGTAAGTATTTTCAAGCAGACAAAATTCTCAAAATGACTTACTTTGAACATTTATCGTTTCCTTTTCCCACTGTGAGCAACTAGCATCATTTCAAATGAAAGAACATTGTGGATGCTAGTCTCACCTTGACCAACTAGGCACAGGACATCTTCAAAGAACTATTGGAAGCAAATGTGctattaaagtggaactgacagcattttctGACTAAAATATGGTTATTTTCCTACTTTCACACTTTCATAGAATGTTTGGAAATGATGTAGAGCAAgtcatttgtgaaaattctatagcaatatataGTGGGGAAAGCGGCCCTGCATTTGTACAATAGACACCGCAGTAAATAAAACCTCATTAAAAAAAAGGGTCAGTCCTGTCCTAAACCGGATTCTACACAGACCAGACTCTACACAGTAGGCatatatgcaaataagccatttgccacatggGCCTGCCATctttcactttgaactggactgtgtttacaggcagtagcaacAGCGTGACTTTAAACCATTAGCCAAAAAAATACACCTGaaaatggatttctgcaaatatgcaAACACCACGGGAGTCGTCTTACATTTGGGAAAtgtacagtcctattgatcaaacaaccaagAACAGGTAGATTATCCCTCCCTAAAATCAACAACTAATGTTAGCCATAGCTAGATTATTTCAAAGAatagataaaccctctcaaactttttcagcttgTAGTTTGCCCTCAAAATTGCACTGAAACGATGGAGAATAAGTAGCCTGCTAACctttctgcagcttgcctgccaatgcatgcttgtcccaacctacgttttgacaactgaatgggaactGCCTGCCCGCCCATTTGATTGATGCCAAATGCATTTGATTGACAACTAAAGAGATCTGCATGCTAACTGTGTAACGGTCGTTCAAGTTCAGCTAGCTAGCCAAGCGATTCACGTCTCCTGCTAACTAACCAAATTCATCTCTAGCTGTTGCAAACGAAAAACGATATGAGGGGAAACTCAtccaatgacatgacatcctcccagcagctagctCATTTGGCTCAGTGTTTTTAGTTAGCTAAATAAATAGTTACATAAATAGatacgctagcctattagccatgtTATggctgacttgtgatcattgcccttacTAGTTTGATTGTAGTGATGGGTCGTTAACTTTTTGGTGAATATCGGGAACCGAATTGCATTGAGACGTTTGGCTTCCTGATTTGCATACTGCTACTATACCAAAACTATGCATACATTCAGGCCCACACTCATTTTTTGCAGTGCTTAAACCAATATTAATCTAATAAATTTGGCcaggtaaaaatatatttgaatccGAATTTCCCGATCTGATATAATGGTAGCCTACTTTTTGGGCTTGACATTGGGAGATTGGTTCTAAAAATCATGGTTCAAAGTCCGTTTTTAAGCAGTTGGAACAAAGAGCTGTTTCAGAGCCAAATTAGCCAGCTCTTTGTGAACGGAGCCAAATTAGCCAACTCACAGAAAATACTCTGAATGTCCATCACTATTGTATTGACAT encodes the following:
- the LOC109903172 gene encoding uncharacterized protein LOC109903172 translates to MRERDFMPNTERGKPATYTGDKKAKMAAKTNKKWVRLATVFAYVLSVSLAAIILAIYYSLIWKPTSASSPAGKPVVPEEVTASSNISTNSSTNINVLDTNSTQTELLSVNDTRLSAKPQTKAFNWEGRSKSPAIISDGISSESAHSQPKRLYESTQRHTAAQTADRPNTVGRDSQPSQLTGDNRGPLRTGAHNPMHERGEKDADRPATGSADQAAADAAP